In Dyadobacter sp. NIV53, a single window of DNA contains:
- a CDS encoding heparin lyase I family protein, translating to MNTRRDFLKKSSMAGVMLMAIPQFIIPKSAEAKSKLFKKLQPVKNFDAASVLEDMENISLTRSSAASYYNSNGFLKYTSQNSFTYSQEFANSSWVKAGTVVTTASDIIAPDGSRTTNMLSETGSLGEHRLSKGLTVIKGAPQTFSIYLKAGTRSKVRIGLSNSSSYTGGNPKLNVDLVTGTISSITSNVVKSSITDEGNGWWRVVLTAIPDLSTISGSNIYIVDDSYNYSYAGSDSNYIYSWGAQFEAAPVASDYKLTTNKPYAEPRYTYDPDTLELKGLMVEPAATNILKQSENFSDSSIWLIRNVEVQNEKFLSPNGISKAIKLVEDTTSNSHYIRPAIKPAVIVGQVYTFSIYIRPAERKWAYFNIGGATVHFDLSDGSVSRSVNPAYQSTNIERIGNGWCRYSATLVASTAEMDTSVGVEINENERAYKGNGAYGIYVWGPQLEAGTYASSYIPTEKVPVTRSAENCALLPPIPSSNDIMIQRTNGGTWVDNVSNNYIVPTSRYELQTGSFWSSGTTRDQKEDISQTMFPADYKNAGLSTTKLNIFGNDYRVQSPNKDYSVSLAKNKSCQQYKFQLNSGDQWSSDAGKDKERSELYSLDKMPFNQDIWLSYAVKVAPGDAVTSKFCHFGQFHATEDAGDAASVPVLTFRFVGEDNLSITTCANTDKIATKNLAGVIRYTGKLQRGVWVRNVMRIRFHHTNGQLQWWENGVEKLNLINIGMGNNDTVGPYWKFGIYRTKSVETLMVDYANMELSTTESLISRITNPLLIV from the coding sequence ATGAACACAAGACGAGACTTCCTTAAAAAATCTTCCATGGCTGGTGTTATGCTAATGGCGATTCCGCAGTTTATTATTCCTAAAAGTGCCGAAGCTAAATCAAAGCTTTTTAAAAAACTACAACCAGTAAAGAATTTCGATGCTGCAAGTGTTTTGGAAGACATGGAAAATATCTCCCTGACTCGTTCTTCTGCTGCATCCTATTACAATTCTAATGGTTTCTTAAAATATACAAGTCAGAATTCTTTTACATATAGTCAGGAATTTGCCAATTCAAGCTGGGTTAAAGCAGGAACCGTTGTAACAACTGCAAGTGATATTATTGCTCCGGATGGCAGCCGTACTACCAACATGCTTTCAGAAACGGGCAGCCTTGGAGAGCATCGCTTAAGTAAAGGACTTACAGTAATAAAAGGTGCACCACAAACATTCAGTATATACTTAAAAGCAGGTACACGCTCAAAGGTAAGGATCGGGTTGTCCAATTCTTCGAGTTACACAGGTGGCAATCCAAAGCTGAATGTCGATCTGGTAACGGGTACAATTTCTTCTATCACATCGAATGTTGTAAAATCTTCGATAACAGATGAAGGCAATGGCTGGTGGAGAGTTGTTCTTACAGCAATTCCTGATCTGAGTACAATATCCGGTTCTAACATATACATCGTAGATGATTCATACAATTACAGTTATGCAGGAAGTGATTCCAATTATATATACAGCTGGGGAGCTCAGTTTGAAGCAGCACCGGTAGCATCAGATTATAAGTTGACAACCAATAAACCATATGCAGAACCACGTTATACTTACGATCCAGATACTCTGGAACTTAAAGGGCTCATGGTAGAGCCGGCTGCAACCAATATTTTAAAACAATCAGAAAATTTCAGCGACAGTTCTATCTGGCTGATTCGTAACGTAGAGGTTCAAAATGAGAAATTCCTATCGCCTAATGGTATCAGTAAAGCAATTAAACTTGTTGAGGACACTACATCCAATTCACATTATATCCGCCCGGCGATCAAACCGGCAGTAATAGTTGGCCAGGTTTATACATTCAGCATTTACATCCGCCCGGCTGAACGTAAATGGGCATATTTCAACATTGGTGGTGCAACGGTTCATTTTGACCTGAGCGATGGATCTGTGAGCAGAAGTGTGAATCCAGCCTATCAGTCCACAAATATTGAACGGATTGGAAACGGATGGTGCCGTTACAGTGCCACACTCGTAGCTTCAACCGCAGAAATGGATACAAGTGTTGGAGTAGAAATAAACGAAAACGAAAGAGCATACAAAGGAAACGGTGCATACGGAATATATGTGTGGGGCCCACAGCTTGAAGCCGGTACTTACGCCAGCAGCTATATCCCTACCGAAAAAGTACCGGTAACGCGCAGTGCAGAAAATTGTGCTCTTCTGCCACCGATCCCTTCGTCAAATGATATCATGATTCAGAGAACCAACGGAGGTACCTGGGTTGATAATGTTTCGAACAACTACATTGTACCAACTTCAAGATATGAGTTACAGACTGGCAGCTTCTGGTCATCAGGAACAACCAGGGATCAGAAAGAAGACATTTCGCAAACAATGTTCCCGGCTGATTATAAAAATGCTGGCCTGAGCACAACAAAGCTTAACATATTCGGAAACGATTACCGCGTACAAAGCCCGAATAAAGATTATTCTGTAAGCCTGGCTAAAAACAAATCATGTCAGCAATACAAATTTCAACTGAATTCCGGTGATCAATGGTCAAGCGATGCTGGCAAAGACAAAGAACGGTCGGAATTATATTCACTTGACAAGATGCCGTTTAACCAGGACATCTGGTTGTCTTACGCTGTAAAAGTTGCTCCTGGTGATGCTGTTACCTCAAAATTTTGCCACTTTGGACAGTTCCACGCTACTGAAGACGCAGGTGATGCAGCATCTGTACCGGTATTAACATTCCGATTTGTTGGAGAAGATAACTTGTCAATTACAACTTGTGCCAACACAGACAAGATCGCAACAAAAAACTTAGCTGGCGTAATACGTTATACTGGCAAATTGCAACGGGGTGTATGGGTCAGAAACGTAATGAGGATCCGGTTTCATCATACCAACGGTCAGTTACAATGGTGGGAAAACGGCGTAGAAAAATTAAATCTGATCAACATTGGAATGGGAAATAATGACACCGTCGGACCTTATTGGAAATTCGGTATTTACCGGACCAAATCAGTAGAAACTCTTATGGTTGACTACGCGAACATGGAACTCAGTACAACCGAATCCCTGATATCGCGCATCACCAATCCATTATTAATTGTTTAA